From Candidatus Tisiphia endosymbiont of Melanophora roralis, a single genomic window includes:
- a CDS encoding class I SAM-dependent methyltransferase, whose protein sequence is MNNWKLKTIIDSYRETKEFRFNNYIINPHVKNIIGNVRDKALLEIGCGFGRYLEIFYAENPLKLVGCDISPYQVELCKENIKNSNIELHVLDFSDVESSVILGQHEYDIVYNIFVILYIDALSKLEIFIKNCYECLKQGGKVIICTLDIISAYSYPEVFDILKFPTKFLKDEYTDGCPIEISITNDCVVTCYHMDFDTIKRLMEKLGFKNVRKHNLFLKENALQSFTEQEFNLIKESNILLLIEAEK, encoded by the coding sequence ATGAATAACTGGAAATTAAAAACTATTATTGATTCTTATAGAGAAACTAAGGAATTTAGATTTAATAATTATATTATTAACCCACACGTAAAAAATATTATAGGAAATGTAAGAGACAAGGCTCTATTAGAGATAGGTTGTGGATTTGGTAGATATTTAGAAATTTTCTATGCTGAGAATCCACTGAAATTAGTAGGGTGCGACATTTCTCCTTATCAAGTAGAGCTATGTAAAGAAAATATCAAAAATAGTAATATTGAGTTACATGTATTAGATTTTTCTGATGTTGAAAGTTCTGTAATTTTGGGACAACATGAATACGATATTGTATATAATATCTTTGTGATTTTATATATAGATGCTTTAAGTAAATTAGAAATATTTATCAAAAATTGTTATGAATGCTTAAAACAAGGAGGAAAAGTTATAATATGCACTTTAGATATTATAAGTGCATATTCTTATCCAGAGGTTTTTGATATATTAAAATTTCCTACGAAGTTTTTGAAAGATGAGTACACGGATGGTTGCCCCATAGAAATTAGTATTACAAATGATTGTGTTGTAACGTGCTATCATATGGATTTTGATACTATAAAGAGATTAATGGAAAAATTGGGCTTCAAGAATGTAAGGAAACATAACTTGTTTTTAAAAGAAAATGCTTTACAGAGCTTTACAGAACAAGAATTTAACCTTATAAAAGAATCTAATATACTCTTATTAATAGAGGCAGAGAAATAA
- a CDS encoding DASS family sodium-coupled anion symporter — translation MPNMCNWNKNLPILILVILACVIWYIPAPEGLDVKVWHLSIIFITTIAAIILNPLPMGAIALFSILCCILTQTLSLEQSLSGFSHSIIWLVLLAFFIAQGFIKTGFGERIAYHIILLVGQSTLGISYALVIVDFILAPFIPSVCARGGGIIFPIAQSLCTAYSNKTNYETSVSNGGFLMKVVFQSNVITSAMFITSMAANPLAVKFAADAGIIISWSDWAIAAIVPGVISLAVMPLILYYLHPPSIKYDPSAIQIARAKLQEIGDISLQEIIMLITFVILIFLWMLGSKWGLSATTVALLGVCILLLCKVIKFEDTLADKGAWHTFIWYGTLVMISSFLSDFGLIAWVSDKLRDNLLSFFSPMIGIIILSVIYFYIHYFFASTTTHIAILFPTFLALFIHAKMPSLLSVLLLSFLSILSSGLTHYGLSSAPIYFETGYMKIRTWWYLGLVLSLVYGIIWIFIGGMWWKTLGLW, via the coding sequence ATGCCTAATATGTGTAATTGGAACAAAAATTTACCTATTCTAATTCTTGTTATTTTAGCTTGTGTAATATGGTATATACCGGCCCCTGAAGGACTTGATGTTAAGGTGTGGCATCTTTCTATTATATTTATTACCACTATTGCAGCTATAATTCTTAATCCTTTACCTATGGGTGCTATAGCCTTATTTAGCATACTCTGTTGTATTCTGACGCAAACCCTTTCCTTAGAACAAAGTCTATCCGGGTTTAGTCATAGCATTATATGGCTGGTGCTGCTTGCTTTTTTTATTGCTCAGGGTTTTATAAAAACAGGCTTTGGGGAGCGGATAGCTTATCACATCATTCTACTTGTCGGGCAAAGTACCCTTGGTATTTCATATGCTCTAGTAATTGTTGATTTTATACTCGCACCTTTCATTCCTAGTGTATGTGCTAGGGGAGGAGGGATAATTTTTCCTATTGCTCAGTCACTCTGCACTGCTTACTCTAATAAAACAAATTACGAAACATCCGTTTCAAACGGTGGATTTCTCATGAAAGTAGTCTTTCAATCAAATGTGATAACTAGTGCTATGTTTATTACCTCTATGGCCGCTAATCCTTTAGCTGTTAAGTTCGCAGCTGATGCTGGGATTATAATTTCATGGAGTGACTGGGCAATAGCAGCTATAGTGCCAGGCGTGATTTCTCTTGCTGTCATGCCTCTTATTCTTTATTATTTACATCCACCCTCAATTAAATACGATCCATCTGCTATACAAATAGCTAGGGCAAAATTGCAAGAAATAGGTGATATATCATTGCAAGAGATTATTATGCTAATAACTTTTGTAATTTTAATTTTTTTATGGATGCTTGGCAGCAAATGGGGATTATCAGCTACTACAGTTGCACTATTGGGCGTATGTATTTTATTATTATGCAAAGTAATTAAATTTGAAGATACTCTTGCAGACAAAGGGGCATGGCATACCTTTATTTGGTATGGCACTTTAGTTATGATTTCAAGTTTTTTGTCTGATTTTGGTTTAATAGCATGGGTTAGTGATAAACTTAGAGACAATTTATTAAGTTTTTTCTCTCCAATGATTGGTATAATTATACTTTCTGTAATATATTTTTATATACATTACTTTTTTGCCAGTACTACAACCCATATTGCTATACTTTTTCCTACTTTTCTAGCGTTATTTATACATGCTAAAATGCCTAGTTTACTATCTGTATTGCTACTTAGTTTTTTATCAATATTATCTTCGGGTCTTACTCATTATGGACTCAGTAGTGCTCCAATATATTTTGAGACAGGATATATGAAGATCAGAACATGGTGGTATCTTGGTTTAGTTTTGAGTCTAGTATATGGCATTATATGGATTTTTATAGGCGGTATGTGGTGGAAAACACTAGGTTTGTGGTAG
- a CDS encoding BolA family protein: MTKINRIKRKLDVLKPHYCEIIDESYKHASHNGGITESHLKIKIFAAAFIGKSLLEQHKIINNLLADELASGLHALSIDTKNPHSPTD; this comes from the coding sequence ATGACCAAAATAAATAGAATAAAAAGAAAACTAGATGTGTTAAAACCACATTATTGCGAAATAATTGATGAAAGTTACAAGCACGCCAGCCATAATGGTGGCATTACTGAAAGTCATCTTAAGATCAAAATTTTTGCAGCAGCTTTTATAGGAAAAAGTTTGCTAGAACAGCATAAAATAATTAACAATCTTTTAGCAGATGAACTAGCTAGCGGACTACACGCATTATCAATTGATACGAAAAACCCCCACTCACCTACTGATTAA
- a CDS encoding HD domain-containing protein, with the protein MRDQDYWQIKFKMCQYSKRLLNQLLILNEHIKDKVDIIEIKKAIYYARKYHADQKRQSGEPYYSHPIEVAYMVATYTAQTRPRFFRTDMIVTSLLHDCLEDTNITEETINIIFGSKVANQVQDLTRIKPEKKISVVEMINSLFIQGKSDILIIKIFDRLHNMRTLYAKSSEKIDKTVNETLCYFVPLAMHLNMNDIANELINISLKYLLGRNCKL; encoded by the coding sequence ATGAGAGATCAGGATTATTGGCAAATAAAATTCAAAATGTGTCAATACTCAAAAAGATTGTTAAACCAGCTTTTAATATTAAATGAACATATTAAAGACAAGGTGGATATTATTGAAATTAAGAAAGCAATATATTATGCTAGGAAATATCATGCTGACCAAAAAAGACAATCAGGAGAGCCATATTACTCACATCCAATAGAGGTAGCTTACATGGTTGCTACTTACACGGCTCAAACACGTCCACGATTTTTTAGAACAGACATGATAGTTACCTCATTACTTCATGACTGCCTTGAAGATACAAATATAACTGAAGAAACGATTAATATTATCTTTGGTAGTAAAGTTGCTAATCAAGTTCAAGACTTAACTAGAATAAAACCAGAAAAAAAGATTAGTGTCGTGGAAATGATTAATTCTTTATTTATTCAAGGAAAGTCAGATATATTGATTATTAAAATTTTTGATCGTTTGCATAATATGAGAACTCTTTACGCAAAATCCTCTGAAAAAATTGATAAAACAGTTAATGAAACTTTATGTTATTTTGTACCACTTGCTATGCATCTTAATATGAATGATATAGCAAACGAATTAATTAATATATCTTTAAAATACCTACTAGGTCGTAACTGTAAATTGTAA
- a CDS encoding EAL domain-containing protein codes for MAKLDTKIRNLQSELDKAGHGYCISFKLLNYDELNAMMGGDIYIIDKLNKIISEVCNKLITAPSISVYKQIEHDRILLVLPTLDQNLAKEVVLKIHLLSQLYVDDLLPAVYMNCSSASIEFPKFTNQAKEVYNLLNWLVSYQGDQSYYREYDHKYYNIEFVKESNKQLNLLRKALLNKTMVFAYQPVIDRKTMKIHYYECLLRIPDTNNNLFSVGAIIPEAEKKGLIFIIDQIVLEMAIKELDANPSLVLAVNISNIGILDVSLLEIAEKLLQTYDVSGRLIIEITETTLNQHYQQIKFFMHRLRKFSCKFALDDFGAGFTSFKQLQNLPIDIIKIDGSYVRNITSDIQSQDFIKRLIKISENLGVQTVAEFVENGEIANFLINLKIDNMQGDFFSPASVNRIK; via the coding sequence ATGGCAAAATTAGATACAAAAATTAGAAATTTGCAATCTGAACTTGATAAAGCCGGGCATGGGTATTGTATCTCTTTTAAGTTATTAAATTACGACGAATTGAATGCCATGATGGGAGGAGATATTTATATAATTGACAAACTTAATAAAATTATTTCTGAAGTTTGTAATAAATTAATTACTGCTCCTTCTATATCAGTTTATAAACAAATTGAGCATGATAGAATATTGTTGGTTTTACCCACACTAGACCAAAATCTAGCTAAGGAAGTTGTCCTAAAAATACATTTATTATCTCAACTTTATGTCGATGATCTGTTACCTGCAGTTTATATGAATTGCAGTAGTGCTAGCATAGAGTTTCCCAAATTTACCAATCAAGCTAAAGAAGTATATAATCTATTAAATTGGCTAGTTTCTTATCAAGGTGACCAAAGTTATTATCGTGAGTATGACCATAAATATTATAATATAGAGTTTGTTAAAGAGTCCAATAAGCAGCTGAATCTCTTAAGAAAAGCTTTATTAAACAAAACAATGGTTTTTGCTTATCAGCCAGTTATTGACCGTAAAACAATGAAGATTCATTACTATGAATGTTTACTAAGGATTCCTGACACAAATAATAATCTATTTTCTGTAGGTGCAATAATTCCAGAAGCTGAAAAGAAAGGTTTAATTTTTATAATAGATCAAATAGTGCTAGAAATGGCAATTAAAGAACTAGATGCTAACCCTAGCTTAGTGCTTGCAGTTAACATTTCAAATATTGGTATATTAGATGTTTCTCTCCTAGAGATAGCAGAAAAACTATTACAAACATATGATGTTTCAGGAAGATTAATTATTGAGATTACTGAGACTACCCTTAATCAGCATTACCAACAAATAAAATTCTTTATGCACAGATTAAGAAAATTTAGTTGTAAATTTGCTTTGGATGATTTTGGAGCTGGGTTTACTTCATTTAAACAATTACAAAATCTACCGATAGATATTATTAAAATTGATGGTAGTTATGTACGTAACATCACTAGCGATATACAAAGTCAAGATTTCATTAAACGGTTAATTAAAATTTCTGAAAATTTAGGTGTTCAAACTGTAGCAGAATTTGTTGAAAATGGGGAAATAGCCAATTTTTTAATCAACTTAAAAATCGATAATATGCAAGGCGATTTCTTCTCACCGGCATCGGTTAACAGAATAAAATAA